CCTCCTCTCATTGGATCTTGAATACTATACGATAGggccagattctttttttttttttttttttaattcagacagagagagagagagagagagagaggcagagacacaggcagagggagaagcagactccatgcaggaagcctgacgtggaactcaatcctgggtctccaggatcacaccctgggctgcaggcggcgctaaaccgctgcgccactggggctggaTAGGGCCAGATTCTATCTCCACATTATACCAGCTCATTACCTCAGGCAAGTTATGTCCTCTCTAAACTGTGATTTCTTTATCTGTGGGGCCAGCGCTTGTTCCTGCCTTAAAGATGTGGTGacaattaaatagaattttataagaGCACTTCTCATAACATCTGGTACTTAGTAAACATTAAACATGTCTTATTTCTCAATTAGTAGTATCCTTATTCCTGGTTTTGTATAACTTTTAACGTGAATGTGGCCAGGATACCATGAGGGAAGTGAAACTTTACTTCTTACCATCTTAGGTTTTTAGCTGGGACTCTTAACAAAAAGACAGATTAGCAGGAGACAGTTTGTTAACACATGCAGAATCCATCATACGGGAGAAAAGTAACGCAAAGTGGTAgcttagaatttaaatttatatagcaTCTTCAACAAAGAACAGTAAATGTGTAAAGAAGTGAAAGGAAAGGgttacttgggtggctcaactggttagacatctgccttcagctcaggtcatgatcctcgggtctTGGAGTCAAGCCTGGctttgggcttcttgctcagtagggagcttacttctccctcttctcctcctacttgtgttctcttgctatcaaatgaataaataaaatcttaaagaaaaaaaaaaaaaaagggcagccccaggggctcagcagtttagccccgccttcggccctgggcatgatcctggagatccgggatcaagtcccatgtcaggctccctgcatggagcctgcttctccctctggctgtgtctctgcctctctctctctctctgtgtgtgtctctcatgaatagataaataaaatcttttaaaaaagaaaagaaatgacaagacaAAGGAATGCAGTTTTTAGGCTTCCATGAGTGGCAAACTGTGGGTAAAAAATgcgtgagaaaaaaaaaaatgcgtgagagggatccctgggtggcgcagcggtttagcgcctgcctttggcccggggcgcgatcctggagacccgggatcgaatcccacatcgggcccccggtgcatggagcctgcttctccctctgcctatgtgtctgcctctctctctctcgatgtgtgactatcataaataaataaaaattaaaaaaaaaatgcgtGAGAGGGAACCAGTGGAGTAAAGTTTGTTTGCAGGTTCCTCTGGTGCTCTCTCTGGGCTGATAGTCTGTctcccagaagaagagaatttATATCCTGCCCTTAGGCAGAAAGTGGGGAGCTTTTTCTAGGTTTATTGCTCCCTAATTgctttcagttcaaaataatttttatgtcaaagaggcatattttgtaGTGACATTCTGGTTTCCTTCAGTACCTATTGCCAATAAGTCCCACTTCCAATAATgcttataattttgtatttgtaaagcTCATGCCTAATAATATGTTGTAATTATGCTTCTCTTTGAACTGAGGATCTAGGGGGAAAGATGTCATATAAGTTAATGTTGATGCTATCCATGTTGATGCTATCCATGTAGTCACCTGACGTTTTGATTGTGGCTTTGACTCCTGTATTTTTCAGCTTGCCAGCTAGCAAGTCATTTAGTCCCACTGACTTCTTTACAGCATCTTGTTCTCTTCCTTTatgctccctctgccttcctctgtagAAGCCCCTGTCCCTTCATATCTAGGCCACCTCAGGAGTCTCCTGACAGACTTCCTGCTCCCTTTTAAATTCATTCCAGACATACCTGTTGCGTTGGTCACTGGGTCCCTGTTCTATATTTATCATCTCATTTTTCATTAAGACCTTAAAAGACTGTTTTTTGCCCTTCAAGTCTAAATTTCTCTGGCTTTCCAGATCCTTCTTCCATTGTTCGCTCTAATCCTGTTTTCTCTCTGGTTTGCAAGATCTATTTGAATCCAACTGATTTGATAGTTGCAGAAACATTCTTGTCCTACTGGcattttcatacttttctttgCTCAGTGTCCTCCGTCCTTGAAATGGActactctctcctctcttcctgctcttGCTTCTCCTCTGAAGCCTCTGTAGCTGTTCTGATCCTCATGGTTGTTCTTAAACTCTTGGAGCACTTAGTCCATactatacagtatttttttaaactttttttaaaatgacatttcaagattattatttgagagagaatgagcaagaatGAGCACAAGTCAGGAGGAGTGcaagaagggagaggcagagggagaagcaggctccccatcaagCAGAGTCTGGTgcggggctcaatttcaggaccctgggatcatgacccaagccaaaggcagacactcaaactaactaagccacccaagtgccccctatacagtatttaatatatgtttgtCTTGCCCCTCTAGCTAAATTGTAATACTCTTGATGGCAAGGACCATGTGATATTAAATCCCCTATTATGTCTGACAGAGGCTAGCATGATAATAATCCTTCTACATTTGtctctttctaaataatttacaaacattttcacaGAACTGTTGTGTAATGTTGCAGAGGAAGGCAttcatctcattttacagatgaggaaatcaagagtcacaatTCCTTACTGTACATTGTGTTGTGCCAGTTATGATATTTTTGGTGCTAGAGCTTCATCTTTGGTACTTTGACTCCTTGCAATATGCTGTAGAAGGTTCCTAGTTAATGCTGACCAATGGCATGACAGCCAGGTAACAATTTACCAAAACCTGAAAAACATCaacaatttttactttaaaactctcttgctttgtttttcattagtCCTTAGGTCTTTGTCATTATGGCAGTATACAAAGCTGATTTTCAATATCAAATGCCTTTTTTCCCTCATTACTGACCCAGTTTCAAAAATCTGTTTGTGTTTCAATATTAGGTCTGTTTCCCTGTGGCACATTTTCTCCTGCAGCTGTTGTTCCTCAGGGGTGGCCCATGGAAGCCCCAAACTCTCCACATTCAGAATCCTTCATTTCCCCAATGGCCACACCACAGCCTCTGCAGCCCACAGGTAGAAGCTCTCTTTATCACTTAATGGTTACAGTATCATAATTTAAATCACCAGACTTCATTTTTAGCAGTGTACAGCAGTATAGATAAACATTTTAGAACTATCACAAatgcttttattcctttaattacTGATTTCACAGCTGAAGGAATGAAGGTGTGGGTGAAATACAACACTTGGAGTTCGTGGgcacagaaaatctttttttaattcagtgcAGATTTATGCCTTAGAGGTTTTTTCTAGATGTGCCACAGGTTCCCATTCTTAAAATAGCTGTGTGCCTGGGCTGCTGCTGTTTTTAAacctgtgttttttcttttccttctctactaTGTACTCTCTCGGTATCCTGTTCTTCTCAGTACCGGGACTATGAAAGAGTAGGGTATTATGTTTAGGGTATTATGGTCACAAAATCTAGATACTCCTGTGTTCTCAGAAAGTAAGTTTTGAATGCAGAGCTATGAGCACACAGTGATGAGTCCTAAATTTCCAACTTACTTCCCATAGAGCCAGCTGAAGAGGTAGAAATGACATCAGCAGAAGAGAGGGCACCAGCAGAAGCATTGGAAACCATGAGGGGCCTGGAGGCTGCTGACATGTCACCATTTAGAGAAACAGAGATGGCTCTAGCTGAGGACCTGGCACCAGCCACAGAAATAGAGGTGGCATTGGCTAAAGACATGGAAGTATCTCCCAAATCAGATGTGACACAGGCTAAGGACATAGAATCATCTATGGAGTCAGATATGGCCTTAGTCAAGGACATGGTACtgcccagagaaacagaagaagcTCCAGTTAAGGATGTCGTATTGTCCAGAGAAGAAGATGTATCATTAGCCAAGGATGTGGTACTACCCCCAGAAACAGAGGTGGCCCTAGCCAAGGATATATTATCattcaaagaaacagagagagcaccACCTATAAAAATGGATTTGTCCCCAGATGAGGGCACGGTACCATGCACAGACAGAGAGATGGCCCCAGCCAAGGGTGTGGTATCACTCTCAGAAATAGAAGTGGCATTGGCTAAAGATGTTATATCATCCACAGAAATACCTTCAGCCAAGGAAGTGGCTTTGTCCCCAGAAACAGAGGTGGCCCCAACTGGGGACATGGCACTGCCTCCCGAAACCAAGGTGATCTTGACTGAGGTTGTGCCACTGCCCCCAGAAACAAAGGTGGCTGCAGTCAAGGACATTGCTCTATATCCAGATATAGAAAAGACCCCAGTGAAGGACGTGGCTCCATCCCCAGAATCAGAGATGGTCCTGGGCAAGGATGTGTCTCCATCCCAAGAAACAGAGTTGGCCCTGGGCAAGGACATGGTTTCACCTCCAGAAACAGAGGTAGCCCTGGACAAGAATGTGGCAGTGCCACCAGAAACGGAAGTGACCCTGACCAAGGATGTGCCTCAGCCTCCAGAAACAGAGGTAGCCCTGACTAAGGATGTGGCTCTGCCCCCTGGGACAGAGGTGATCCTGGCCAACAATGTGAATCCCGCCAAGGATGTTGCACCACTCTCAGAAACAGAGGTGGCACCAGTTCCAGCTAAGGACATGGACACTCCATGGACACAGGAAGAAATAAGCAAGGCGTCCCAGTTAAAATCTCCCAAGGATGAGGGGCAGTCAGCTGCATCTACTTTTATCATTTCTCCAGGTACGGGTTTATGTTTACTCAGTATTTCTGTCTCCCATGGGGTAGTCTCCAGAAGGGTAAGGGACAAATGTTCTAGAGAATATAAAGACCGTTACACTGTATTTTGCTCTGTTTATACACATTCTAGACTTTCTCACCTCCGTCCTCTTCCCATTCCCAGcaccctcctcctttctctgctaatttgttttccttgttgataatttaagcaacaaaagaaaatgttcagtAAAAGAGACTTTTGCTATCTCGTCTCCCTACCTGCTTATATACTAGATTCCAAGTCTCTGCCTCACTCCTGTTACTGGAAGGAAGCCATCTCTGCGCCTCATTAATAAGGCTGTTTTCTATTTTGCATTAGATCCCACATCCTCTTGCCTGCTTAAGTATGCCCTAGCCTAgacattccttcctttcctgcctctcacCAGTTTTTGCCCCCATCCATTGAATCATTCCCACCAACAtccaaatatttgatatttttcccatttaagacAAAAAGTTTCCCAATTTCACCTTCTACCTACCACTCTAGCTATCTCTCTGCTGCCCTCAGAGGAGCATCCCTCCCTCAATCCCTCCAAAACTATTCCTGCTTCCAGTTTCTGAAAGGTGGAGAAAGAGCTTAAGTAGTGCTGCTCTAAAATCTGTGGTATTTACTGTTACGCTTAGAACCAGTCCCAGCCATGGGCCAGAAGTACAACTTGCCAACAGATGACGATTCTGTgttagagaaacaaaagcaaaagaaaccattCAGTAGCCAACCTcctgaactttcttcagagatctCAGGTAAGTTAGGGATACCAAGTGGAATCTGAAACTGCTTCAACTGGGAGCAATGGGTTGGTGGTGGTGGATGCTGTTCTTAGTTTTTGTGATAGTAATTAGCAGTATTGTTTATGAAGTCCATTCTCTTTCTTAGatagatttttgtcttgtttgggCATAAGGTCAGCTGGTtacatagttttttgtttttgtttttgtttttacgtatttttaaattatcactaCATCAACTCAAgacatctaaattttttttttttaagatttttaatttatttattcctgagagacagagagagaggcagagacataggcagagggagaagcagggtccctgcagggagcctgatgtgggactcaatcccaggacactcaaccactgacccaccaggtgtcccaagacatCTAAATTTTAGCCCAGTTCAACTGTTCAATATTATATGCTGTGTGGTCTTGAGTAGGTTATTTAACTTCCCTGTATCTCCATTTATTCAGCTATATGAGGAATATGTTGGTCAAATGTTCTGTAAACCTTTGCTAATAAGCCCGTGTTAGATACAGTGTGTTTTATGACCCAACAGCATCTGCCTATTACAAATGCATCGTCCTCGATTCCACCTCAGACCTTCATAAGCATTTTAATAAGTTTTCCAGACAATTCTTATACACACTAAACTTTGAGAGGCACTGCTCCAAGGTACTTTCTAACTTGGAGTTCGATCATTCAGTGAACTTTAAGATTGCATGTCTTAGATATAAGTCAAAGCATGTATGTATGATTATCAACTTAATGATTCTCTGCTTACTTTTCTGTGACTGATTAGAATGTAAACTCGAGGGCAGGGAccgtgacttatttcactgagatGCTAAAGTGCTTACATACTGTCTAGCCCCAAGTAGGAGctaaataaagtgattttttttttaatgttgtcttAGTGACTCAGCATATCAATAAAGATTTATCAAATCCTTATTGTATACAAAATATACCATGCTAAGGGATATAGATATTGAACTCTGGGTCCTTGCCCTTGTGTTGTTACATCATAGCCTGGATGGTGAGGAAAGTTGCCAGGCATGAACTTTGTAGCCAAAGATTCAtataataattcaattaaataatattaagagaTAGCATCAAATAGCTGGTTGGTTGCCaaattaaatgttataaatgtTGTGGGGTACTGAAACCTAGCACTTTCTTGAAAGAAGCAGTAATTGACCTGAGATGTTAAATAAAGGATTGGATTTGTAGGACATTAGAGggtaaaaacaagaacagaaagtACTATTTAAGTGTTTCAATGTTCTCTGAAGTCATTTCATTGGATCAGGCTTGACAAGAGCTATCCTACACCTGCTCTTAGTGAGTCTCTTCCCAGAATCTTGAATCCATGCTGCATTGACTTGGAGATAAGAGGTTGGACAACTTGATTTCTTGAAACTTTTCCAAGGATACTTATCCTAACTGTTCTAATTCATTACCCTTCTGggcattatgtatatttttctatcttttgggAAGTACATTTAGGAACAGAACATTGAAATCTAACACATTTGTCTTTCAAAGTAGGAGGCTTTGGTTCTGGAATGATGAAGATGTTTCTTTAGCCAAAATAACTAAttcagtctctttttttcttcttcctccttctcccccccaGTAGCATAAGTCTGGCCTCCTGGTCTGTTTCCCAAAGTTGATCTGGTTAGCTTGACAAGTATAATATTGGTGACAGACTCTTAGAATTATAAATTCTGCACAAAATCATATGTATTTCATTCAGTTGATTAACACATGTCAGCAAAAAGAGGCAGGAGCTTACCATCTTGTTGCAGAACTGAGGATTATgtaccaattaaaaataatgataaatataagtAAGTAGCTGATGAAATTTACAGACACTACTTATTATAGAAGGTTTGAAGATcttggtttgaatttttttttctttacctgagATGATGatctttgttaaatatttgctaatcCCAGTTAAGggtaagaaatattttagaaaaaactattttcctaaataaattaGTATGTGGGTTGGTGAAATAGACTTAACTGAGTCAGTTAAGTCAGTTaaatggacctttttttttttttttttaaacaataacaaGAAGTTTTTTGTTTGGAATTTTGGCCAACTTCATGTATTACAGGTACCCCTCCCACACAAGACAAACAAGTATGCAGACCCAGTGACCGCAGGTCCACTCGGCCCAGGCCTGCCAGGGTCCCTTCTGAGCTGCTGGGAGTCTCTTCTCCACGGAAGACTCTTGATCCCGGGCTGGGCACCTGCTCTTTGTCTGAGTTGGGTTGGGTCTCTGGTTCGTCTTCCTGTGGTGAGCTGGGGAGCCAAAGGAAAACTATTCATGTTGACTTCTTTGAACCCAAGCGAGATCTTGGCAGGGAGGCCTGGGATATAGATAGTGCACCAatgatgatgaagaaaaaaaagaagaaaccaaagcaaaagagATATCCTCAAGTCCGGGCTGGGGGACCTTGGGATGATGACAGTGCAGATGACCGTAAAGGTCATCCCTTTGCAGTAGACCCACAGAAGTCAGGTGTTCCTCCCAGCCTGCCTACTGCTATGGGCATGGAATATGGACTGGCATCCAGAGGAAACTTCAAAAAGGAATGTGAAGTGGAGTCCAGAGCCACGAAGCTGGTAGCTGAGAACTTTGTCTCAGAAAGTGTCAGCATTCCTTCGTGTCCTTTGGAAGAACCCCTGAAAACTGCAGGAAGGTCTCAGCCCAAGCCAGGAGTAGAAGCAGAGGTCAGTGGTAGCCAGTCAGTACCCCTGGGCCGGGGCCAGAAATGGCTGCAGCCAGGTGAAGGCCAACCAGGGCCCGCACCCCACCTGAAAACCCCCGTGGATGAAAGCCAAACAGTAGGCTCACCTGATCTGAAAGGACCCCCAACACAAGTTTCTGCACACAAAGTAGAAATTCCTTTGGAGATCACACCCAAAGAGGGTTGCTCTCCTCTCTCAGACCAAGAAGCTGTGAGGGGGTGTTCAAAACCCACAGTGGCAGAAGAACTGCCTCACCTGGCACCCACTTGGCCAGCAACTTCCTCATTAGGAAGTAGTCTAAAAGAAGGGCATGATGAAGGTAAAGTGACTACATTGCAAAAGGACAGACAGACAGGGTTTTCTGAAGGAGCTAAAGAGATTAAAGAACTAACAAAGGAAGCTTTTCCCAAGCTAAGCCAAGAGATGGGCACCTTGGCTTCTAGGCAGCCGCAGGATGAGGTGGCAGTTCAGATGCTTGGGCCAGAGAGAGAGCCTGTTCAGAGAATGGCAGGGGATGGCAGAagcaggaagggaagggcagGTTCTGGGAAAGTGAGAGCCAGTTCTGGGAAGGGAAGAGCAAGATCTGAGCCACCATTTCTTCTGGACAGCTGGAAGGATGGCCCAGCTGTTCTTGCAGCAAGTGAGCCAGCCCCTAAAACTGAAAGAGTGACTTCTGGGGAGAAGAGTGAGGAACTGTTTTCTTCAAAGCAGTCAGGGCCCATAGTGAGTCTCACTGAGGCAGTGGTGATGGGGGAGCCTACAGAGATAGCTGACGTGTGGGGGGCCAGCACCTCCCACATGTTTATTCCTTTGGGAAGTGGGTCAGGCACGACTTCTGGCACTAGGACAGAAAGAGATATGGGTGTCAGTAACCAGGACAAGGAAGGAAAGTGTCCTTGGGTGAGTGGTGAGGCAGCTCCCTGGATTTCTGAAAAGCCTAAAAAAAGGAGTAATGAGGGCAAAACcaaaaagttcaaaaacaatTCTTTCACCCAGCCTGCTAGAATGGAGTGCAAGGAGGAAACCCCCAACCCACCTTTTGTAGGGAAGGATAGAGATGCTGATAGTACTACTCATCAAAACAAGGACTTAGGCTGCATTTTCCCCTTAAATCATGATCTTTTGTCCTCACATACATCAGCTATTCCCACAGTGGAAGTAGGTGACCAAAAGGGGAGGAATGATGAGGTTAATTCTTTTGAGCTTGGGGCTCTTGGTGGGAACAAGACAAACATAGTGAAGGACTCTGCTGTTTTTGAACCCGATACCAAGGTGACAGATGTGAGCTGCCAAAGCCAAACCCAGGGGGCAGGATTTGTTCCTTCAGCTCTGTCTGCAGAGAATAAGACAGATGCAGCCAAG
This window of the Canis lupus dingo isolate Sandy chromosome 20, ASM325472v2, whole genome shotgun sequence genome carries:
- the MAP4 gene encoding microtubule-associated protein 4 isoform X9 yields the protein MADLSLADALTEPPPEIEEEIKRDFIATLEAEAFDDVVGETVGKTDYIPLLDVDEKTGNSDSKKKPCSDPSQVEGAPSKPTGLANGDHGIEGNDTAGSPTQFLEEKMPYEGYQNIQSWPENTNFCFEPEQLVNPTQTDPFKMHHDDGLEDFLFLPSGTTSAAAFTERNDPLQDSYGLFPCGTFSPAAVVPQGWPMEAPNSPHSESFISPMATPQPLQPTEPAEEVEMTSAEERAPAEALETMRGLEAADMSPFRETEMALAEDLAPATEIEVALAKDMEVSPKSDVTQAKDIESSMESDMALVKDMVLPRETEEAPVKDVVLSREEDVSLAKDVVLPPETEVALAKDILSFKETERAPPIKMDLSPDEGTVPCTDREMAPAKGVVSLSEIEVALAKDVISSTEIPSAKEVALSPETEVAPTGDMALPPETKVILTEVVPLPPETKVAAVKDIALYPDIEKTPVKDVAPSPESEMVLGKDVSPSQETELALGKDMVSPPETEVALDKNVAVPPETEVTLTKDVPQPPETEVALTKDVALPPGTEVILANNVNPAKDVAPLSETEVAPVPAKDMDTPWTQEEISKASQLKSPKDEGQSAASTFIISPEPVPAMGQKYNLPTDDDSVLEKQKQKKPFSSQPPELSSEISGTPPTQDKQVCRPSDRRSTRPRPARVPSELLGVSSPRKTLDPGLGTCSLSELGWVSGSSSCGELGSQRKTIHVDFFEPKRDLGREAWDIDSAPMMMKKKKKKPKQKRYPQVRAGGPWDDDSADDRKGHPFAVDPQKSGVPPSLPTAMGMEYGLASRGNFKKECEVESRATKLVAENFVSESVSIPSCPLEEPLKTAGRSQPKPGVEAEVSGSQSVPLGRGQKWLQPGEGQPGPAPHLKTPVDESQTVGSPDLKGPPTQVSAHKVEIPLEITPKEGCSPLSDQEAVRGCSKPTVAEELPHLAPTWPATSSLGSSLKEGHDEGKVTTLQKDRQTGFSEGAKEIKELTKEAFPKLSQEMGTLASRQPQDEVAVQMLGPEREPVQRMAGDGRSRKGRAGSGKVRASSGKGRARSEPPFLLDSWKDGPAVLAASEPAPKTERVTSGEKSEELFSSKQSGPIVSLTEAVVMGEPTEIADVWGASTSHMFIPLGSGSGTTSGTRTERDMGVSNQDKEGKCPWVSGEAAPWISEKPKKRSNEGKTKKFKNNSFTQPARMECKEETPNPPFVGKDRDADSTTHQNKDLGCIFPLNHDLLSSHTSAIPTVEVGDQKGRNDEVNSFELGALGGNKTNIVKDSAVFEPDTKVTDVSCQSQTQGAGFVPSALSAENKTDAAKGHAAVADKPNKRSNDGKSKKVKNSFPEKHLLENTIDASKIHVPMETTGDHRTEGMGYVDENRNITFTCPRTLPGLMNKSAPPEALESAACEGLPTPASQTVKEGDSFPNILAESEQETTPAQIPKLLAVDNCIKGGVPDQERPKSPSAVALSASTGGGVALTFTAAIETVNCQGGNCFKNKGEFADPIKNEAGMDRGHVLGGSESVPSGASKHLIEKIPELAKGHLLSGVSVEDQSLPGEVRVLETCADGNSFPTHPVNKKKESEEGSAPIQIPDLLGDKAQKPNFCEDQNTDSRESKDPDSLNKEVDRALLPPKSEKNKVEEVSPASKITDSEQTSMATPEFQSDFLDGRAAATPLQVVENLLVVTTSKHPELPKPKDKISEAPDKVTEKSEPKAPEGKKEDKSRMAEPMKGYMRPTKSRGLTPLLPKSTVQERERSKQLKTSGISKPEEGQPAGSVTGNDITTPPNKELPPSPEKKTKPLATTQPAKTSTSKAKTQPTPLPKQPAPTTLGGSNKKPMSLASGLVPAAPPKRPAAATARPSTLPSKDAKPKPIAEAKIPEKRASPSKPASVPALRPGSRGTQTVPKATAATSPASAGSSSRSPPTPVPKRPTAVKTEGKPADMKKTATKSVPADLSRTKTTTTTSSVKKNTTVPGAAPTAGVAPSRAKPTPPPSRPSGTPSSDKKPMSTKPSSSTPRLSRLSTNASAPDLKNVRSKVGSTENIKHQPGGGRVQIVSKKVSYSHIQSKCGSKDNIKHVPGGGNVQIQNKKVDISKVSSKCGSKANIKHKPGGGDVKIESQKLNFKEKAQAKVGSLDNVGHLPAGGAVKTEGGGSEAPPCPGPPAGEEPAIPEAAPEAGAPTSASGLSSHPTLAGGGDQREAQTLDSQIQETN
- the MAP4 gene encoding microtubule-associated protein 4 isoform X12, whose protein sequence is MADLSLADALTEPPPEIEEEIKRDFIATLEAEAFDDVVGETVGKTDYIPLLDVDEKTGNSDSKKKPCSDPSQVEGAPSKPTGLANGDHGIEGNDTAGSPTQFLEEKMPYEGYQNIQSWPENTNFCFEPEQLVNPTQTDPFKMHHDDGLEDFLFLPSGTTSAAAFTERNDPLQDSYGLFPCGTFSPAAVVPQGWPMEAPNSPHSESFISPMATPQPLQPTEPAEEVEMTSAEERAPAEALETMRGLEAADMSPFRETEMALAEDLAPATEIEVALAKDMEVSPKSDVTQAKDIESSMESDMALVKDMVLPRETEEAPVKDVVLSREEDVSLAKDVVLPPETEVALAKDILSFKETERAPPIKMDLSPDEGTVPCTDREMAPAKGVVSLSEIEVALAKDVISSTEIPSAKEVALSPETEVAPTGDMALPPETKVILTEVVPLPPETKVAAVKDIALYPDIEKTPVKDVAPSPESEMVLGKDVSPSQETELALGKDMVSPPETEVALDKNVAVPPETEVTLTKDVPQPPETEVALTKDVALPPGTEVILANNVNPAKDVAPLSETEVAPVPAKDMDTPWTQEEISKASQLKSPKDEGQSAASTFIISPEPVPAMGQKYNLPTDDDSVLEKQKQKKPFSSQPPELSSEISGTPPTQDKQVCRPSDRRSTRPRPARVPSELLGVSSPRKTLDPGLGTCSLSELGWVSGSSSCGELGSQRKTIHVDFFEPKRDLGREAWDIDSAPMMMKKKKKKPKQKRYPQVRAGGPWDDDSADDRKGHPFAVDPQKSGVPPSLPTAMGMEYGLASRGNFKKECEVESRATKLVAENFVSESVSIPSCPLEEPLKTAGRSQPKPGVEAEVSGSQSVPLGRGQKWLQPGEGQPGPAPHLKTPVDESQTVGSPDLKGPPTQVSAHKVEIPLEITPKEGCSPLSDQEAVRGCSKPTVAEELPHLAPTWPATSSLGSSLKEGHDEGKVTTLQKDRQTGFSEGAKEIKELTKEAFPKLSQEMGTLASRQPQDEVAVQMLGPEREPVQRMAGDGRSRKGRAGSGKVRASSGKGRARSEPPFLLDSWKDGPAVLAASEPAPKTERVTSGEKSEELFSSKQSGPIVSLTEAVVMGEPTEIADVWGASTSHMFIPLGSGSGTTSGTRTERDMGVSNQDKEGKCPWVSGEAAPWISEKPKKRSNEGKTKKFKNNSFTQPARMECKEETPNPPFVGKDRDADSTTHQNKDLGCIFPLNHDLLSSHTSAIPTVEVGDQKGRNDEVNSFELGALGGNKTNIVKDSAVFEPDTKVTDVSCQSQTQGAGFVPSALSAENKTDAAKGHAAVADKPNKRSNDGKSKKVKNSFPEKHLLENTIDASKIHVPMETTGDHRTEGMGYVDENRNITFTCPRTLPGLMNKSAPPEALESAACEGLPTPASQTVKEGDSFPNILAESEQETTPAQIPKLLAVDNCIKGGVPDQERPKSPSAVALSASTGGGVALTFTAAIETVNCQGGNCFKNKGEFADPIKNEAGMDRGHVLGGSESVPSGASKHLIEKIPELAKGHLLSGVSVEDQSLPGEVRVLETCADGNSFPTHPVNKKKESEEGSAPIQIPDLLGDKAQKPNFCEDQNTDSRESKDPDSLNKEVDRALLPPKSEKNKVEEVSPASKITDSEQTSMATPEFQSDFLDGRAAATPLQVVENLLVVTTSKHPELPKPKDKISEAPDKVTEKSEPKAPEGKKEDKSRMAEPMKGYMRPTKSRGLTPLLPKSTVQERERSKQLKTSGISKPEEGQPAGSVTGNDITTPPNKELPPSPEKKTKPLATTQPAKTSTSKAKTQPTPLPKQPAPTTLGGSNKKPMSLASGLVPAAPPKRPAAATARPSTLPSKDAKPKPIAEAKIPEKRASPSKPASVPALRPGSRGTQTVPKATAATSPASAGSSSRSPPTPVPKRPTAVKTEGKPADMKKTATKSVPADLSRTKTTTTTSSVKKNTTVPGAAPTAGVAPSRAKPTPPPSRPSGTPSSDKKPMSTKPSSSTPRLSRLSTNASAPDLKNVRSKVGSTENIKHQPGGGRVQIQNKKVDISKVSSKCGSKANIKHKPGGGDVKIESQKLNFKEKAQAKVGSLDNVGHLPAGGAVKTEGGGSEAPPCPGPPAGEEPAIPEAAPEAGAPTSASGLSSHPTLAGGGDQREAQTLDSQIQETSI